Proteins found in one Pseudomonadota bacterium genomic segment:
- a CDS encoding PIN domain-containing protein gives MSQGLTFDTGALIALEARRLRMRKVVATAAEEALVITVPMPVIGEWWRGPRTKRADQILQSVDIESLTLELTKQTGEAMAQTRGDDFVDALVMASASRRGDRVYTSDYDDLSAYLELFPEVRLFKV, from the coding sequence ATGTCGCAAGGCCTGACGTTCGATACCGGTGCCCTGATCGCGCTGGAGGCGCGGCGGCTCCGAATGCGCAAGGTGGTGGCAACTGCAGCCGAGGAAGCGCTGGTCATCACGGTACCGATGCCCGTGATTGGAGAGTGGTGGCGTGGACCGCGTACCAAGCGAGCGGATCAGATTCTCCAGTCCGTAGATATCGAAAGCCTCACGCTCGAACTCACCAAGCAGACAGGCGAAGCCATGGCTCAGACCCGCGGCGATGACTTCGTGGACGCCCTGGTCATGGCCTCCGCCTCTCGGCGCGGTGACAGGGTCTACACATCGGACTACGACGACTTGTCCGCTTACCTCGAGCTGTTCCCCGAGGTCCGACTGTTTAAGGTGTAG
- the csb2 gene encoding type I-U CRISPR-associated protein Csb2 — protein sequence MMLIILRQEFPLGRFHATPWRVNPFDDPHGEWPPSPWRLVRAITSRWYQWARETDPEPDVAELEGLQAALCKSVYAFHAPADARKGSPLRQYHPTDFGWKPAEKKKAGTRSYGTSLVQDNYWCVPPRAPVWWFIVGDSWTPHLVQVLDQCLLRITYFGRAETLTRIRRADPEETISENNCTLLERRTSGSVPVLVPLENATRADVERITDDPQSKQRAIPPGARFLYAVRPPRPASRERRRVPVHRPDCHLMQFAIGWHVAPEPRAIVRLTSRFRGAVLRELLRLKTGEASVTWTRVDRDVRESIADMVGKDANDAPLKGHRHTEFLVWCEGGRPTRLIVWRGARAFDADEQEAILLAASRDVSWAAAGSDADEWKARLVPLDRDVPAPPGFNETEARHWESVTPYVPPRHYLRGGKERESESLVAQVRRELQRRGFAEAEQVDVDAVGAPAWVAVHVPRRKANKRAFLGDRRGQAIRLTFPSPVVGPIRLGHSSSFGLGLFRPGARSR from the coding sequence ATGATGCTGATCATCCTTCGCCAAGAGTTCCCGTTGGGCCGATTCCACGCAACGCCATGGCGCGTGAACCCGTTCGACGACCCGCACGGGGAGTGGCCACCGTCCCCTTGGCGGTTGGTTCGCGCGATAACTTCGCGCTGGTACCAGTGGGCGCGCGAGACAGACCCAGAGCCAGACGTCGCTGAGCTCGAGGGCTTGCAGGCCGCCCTGTGCAAGAGCGTGTACGCCTTCCACGCTCCCGCAGATGCAAGAAAAGGCAGCCCGCTCAGGCAGTACCACCCCACTGATTTCGGCTGGAAACCAGCGGAGAAGAAAAAGGCGGGCACTCGAAGCTATGGCACGAGCTTGGTGCAGGACAACTACTGGTGCGTCCCCCCACGAGCGCCGGTGTGGTGGTTCATCGTCGGCGACTCGTGGACGCCGCATCTCGTACAAGTGCTTGATCAGTGCCTCTTACGCATTACCTACTTCGGACGAGCCGAGACGCTCACGCGAATTCGCCGAGCGGATCCAGAGGAAACCATCTCGGAGAACAACTGCACACTTTTGGAGCGGCGAACGTCTGGATCCGTTCCAGTCTTGGTGCCACTCGAAAACGCCACGCGTGCAGACGTCGAGCGCATTACCGACGACCCTCAGTCCAAACAGCGAGCGATTCCTCCGGGTGCGCGCTTCCTTTACGCAGTTCGACCACCGCGCCCTGCGTCCCGCGAGCGCCGACGCGTACCTGTGCATCGGCCCGATTGCCACCTGATGCAGTTCGCAATTGGATGGCACGTCGCGCCAGAGCCCCGAGCGATCGTGCGACTCACGTCACGGTTCCGAGGCGCCGTGCTCCGCGAGCTTCTGCGGCTCAAGACCGGAGAAGCTTCGGTGACCTGGACGCGCGTCGATCGCGACGTGCGCGAGTCGATCGCGGACATGGTCGGCAAGGACGCGAACGACGCCCCCCTCAAGGGACATCGGCACACGGAATTTCTGGTCTGGTGCGAGGGCGGTCGGCCGACGCGCCTCATCGTCTGGAGGGGCGCACGTGCCTTCGATGCGGACGAGCAGGAGGCGATCCTGCTGGCCGCCTCTCGCGACGTGTCCTGGGCCGCCGCAGGCTCAGACGCGGACGAGTGGAAGGCGCGACTGGTTCCTCTGGATCGTGACGTCCCTGCACCTCCGGGGTTCAACGAGACGGAAGCGCGACACTGGGAATCCGTGACGCCGTACGTCCCGCCCAGGCACTACCTGCGCGGGGGAAAGGAGCGCGAGAGCGAGTCGCTGGTGGCGCAAGTCCGGCGGGAGCTACAACGGCGGGGCTTCGCGGAGGCAGAGCAGGTCGACGTCGACGCTGTCGGCGCTCCAGCTTGGGTGGCAGTCCATGTGCCGCGTCGAAAGGCGAACAAGCGAGCCTTTCTGGGTGATCGCCGAGGGCAGGCTATCCGTCTGACCTTTCCATCCCCTGTCGTTGGGCCCATTCGGTTGGGGCACTCCAGCAGTTTCGGTCTCGGCCTGTTCCGTCCTGGCGCACGTAGTCGATGA
- a CDS encoding type I-U CRISPR-associated protein Cas7 encodes MPEAETSHPKKLTPSDVLKSEAPLVLTATLEPVVGDRFQPAGFPEIGHVIYKAPRKDGSTESVCIVDSAASMANHLESVCQRGAHDLDLVSELQGMPYLRCVTGDLKGKRLPSEGREVVVTSLTEGHRIASNYFFGVRKNRKWDGKSARRVGSGHSIADESFGDELAGPTRFGIQSDGQSIAHPPPHRWWNVFKTIFQFDPNSLVHGVLFTEWQIKIPRALTAHLEAFGAGRVDRSGVKFDHLGKTTSGQPIFAVDDATAESIRATFVLDVSLIRSFGRKSRDGAEETQLGLSDKQKEFVVALALWKIGKLLDSPFRFRSGCHLRRTSLKSAAQSLEGPEKDVELDVDIRTAITSADFRSKENGEPELPIVTDVYWPREELYREAPADSTESAEEDDGSKETE; translated from the coding sequence ATGCCTGAAGCAGAGACGAGTCATCCGAAGAAGCTCACTCCCTCCGACGTTTTGAAGAGTGAGGCGCCGCTTGTCCTGACAGCGACACTCGAACCGGTCGTTGGTGACCGGTTCCAACCCGCGGGGTTTCCCGAGATCGGTCACGTCATTTACAAGGCGCCTCGAAAGGACGGCAGCACCGAAAGTGTCTGCATCGTCGACAGCGCCGCCAGCATGGCCAACCACCTCGAATCGGTCTGCCAGCGCGGTGCGCACGACCTCGATCTCGTAAGCGAGCTCCAAGGTATGCCGTACCTCCGGTGCGTGACTGGCGATCTAAAGGGCAAGCGGTTGCCAAGCGAGGGTCGAGAGGTTGTAGTCACAAGCCTCACCGAGGGGCACCGCATCGCCTCGAACTACTTCTTCGGGGTTCGCAAGAACAGGAAGTGGGATGGGAAGAGCGCGCGGCGTGTCGGCAGCGGTCACTCGATCGCCGATGAGAGCTTCGGCGACGAACTTGCGGGACCGACGCGTTTCGGAATACAAAGTGACGGGCAATCCATAGCCCATCCGCCGCCACATCGGTGGTGGAACGTTTTCAAGACCATCTTCCAGTTCGACCCGAACTCGCTGGTTCACGGAGTCCTGTTTACGGAGTGGCAGATCAAGATCCCCCGAGCGCTCACGGCACACCTTGAGGCTTTCGGTGCAGGCCGTGTCGATCGCTCGGGCGTGAAGTTCGACCACCTGGGGAAAACGACTTCCGGTCAGCCTATCTTCGCGGTCGACGACGCCACCGCAGAGTCGATTCGTGCCACGTTCGTCCTAGACGTAAGCCTGATCCGATCCTTTGGCCGCAAGAGCCGCGACGGTGCCGAGGAGACACAGCTCGGTCTGTCGGACAAGCAGAAGGAGTTCGTCGTTGCGCTCGCGCTGTGGAAGATCGGGAAACTTCTCGATTCGCCGTTCCGCTTCAGGTCTGGCTGCCACCTCCGACGTACGAGCCTCAAGAGTGCCGCTCAGAGCCTCGAGGGTCCCGAAAAGGATGTGGAACTCGACGTCGACATCCGCACGGCGATCACGAGCGCTGACTTCCGAAGTAAGGAGAACGGCGAGCCGGAGTTGCCGATCGTTACCGACGTGTACTGGCCCCGTGAGGAACTGTACCGGGAGGCTCCGGCCGATAGCACCGAGAGCGCCGAGGAAGACGATGGCTCGAAAGAAACCGAATGA
- the csx17 gene encoding type I-U CRISPR-associated protein Csx17, with the protein MTAELRLPALALPGLSPDSLGNYLASLGLLRVLSRRWPSTRIAWRDDVLQLVGGPTTLDELLDELVRVACQRAWAPYKRGWLTEQMKGTKLGQNKNTVSQAGTPIAEWRARQPEDAVAILDSHIVATTRQMFNPLTGNGGSAGNRDFSDGWKLAVDAIAHAIERLKEADEKHARALAEAKKVRDRAYAKADEKYRTAINKACSAQTDAARQSATRKADDARKKARVKADERHLGAANKADDALGKAERPRDELEKLLLGQPTTWVEKKLNAGSWFSAATKAYNSGQAPARAALISPWAMVLACEGLLFFAGGASRRLGARTRAIGAFPFVTQPVAPEAAGEAGRILGELWAPIWARPMTVAETTTLFSRGRAELRGRGAVTPAAFATAIRERGVDAGVREFRRFSLGRTTSANTFEPRLEARFSLDTGTELASGASSSTLERVTALIEQRGFPRDRKVGQRWRFEGLRGPIEVALLDVAAEPNRSEAGIALLDAVTAGLDRIDRNRNFREGNVRWKPLPLEWLSLLFADEGPGVEARLALSLVSAFPEALPFAAFRFGVEWTRDGKYDWSTKPSWFEHAKVAPARWVWGPGQPARVIGAVLWRRLFDEGKLDATNTRRPQGRGPLPARLSDVSRWLAGEIDESLFVAWISRLALFDWRRISQEVRSLVNAETARPRADGELALLGLTQPLVDRRALVVRSLSPNDLLSDDTGARTAEAARSLVALIRAGKLGAALGLASSRYAMAGARLASFEAPFATHDPDRLVAALLFTISDRDRAVLFECWLRPRRRPQRGEAHA; encoded by the coding sequence ATGACCGCTGAGCTTCGCCTTCCGGCTCTGGCGTTGCCTGGTTTGTCACCCGACAGCCTCGGCAACTACCTCGCGTCGCTCGGCCTCCTGCGGGTGCTGTCTCGAAGGTGGCCGAGCACGCGGATCGCCTGGCGAGACGACGTCCTCCAGCTGGTCGGTGGCCCGACGACGCTCGATGAACTGCTCGATGAGCTGGTGCGAGTTGCATGCCAACGAGCGTGGGCTCCGTACAAGCGAGGCTGGCTTACGGAGCAGATGAAGGGGACGAAGCTCGGGCAGAACAAGAACACCGTGTCCCAGGCCGGTACACCAATTGCCGAGTGGCGCGCGAGACAACCCGAGGACGCAGTTGCAATTCTCGATTCCCACATCGTCGCCACAACACGCCAAATGTTCAACCCGCTTACCGGGAATGGCGGCAGCGCTGGCAACCGCGACTTCTCAGATGGCTGGAAGCTAGCCGTCGACGCAATCGCCCACGCGATCGAACGGCTCAAAGAGGCAGACGAGAAGCACGCGAGGGCGTTAGCAGAGGCCAAGAAGGTGCGGGACCGGGCGTACGCCAAGGCCGACGAGAAATACAGAACAGCCATCAACAAGGCATGTAGCGCACAGACGGACGCCGCGCGCCAAAGCGCGACGAGGAAAGCAGACGACGCGAGAAAGAAAGCACGGGTCAAGGCAGACGAAAGGCACCTAGGCGCGGCCAACAAGGCCGACGACGCTTTGGGCAAGGCCGAGCGTCCGAGAGATGAGCTAGAAAAATTGCTACTCGGACAGCCCACGACGTGGGTAGAGAAGAAGCTAAACGCGGGATCCTGGTTCAGCGCAGCGACGAAGGCCTACAACAGCGGTCAAGCTCCTGCACGCGCGGCGCTGATCTCTCCCTGGGCGATGGTGCTCGCGTGCGAGGGTCTGCTCTTCTTCGCTGGGGGTGCTTCTCGACGCCTCGGTGCCCGTACGCGAGCCATCGGCGCGTTCCCCTTCGTCACGCAGCCGGTTGCTCCCGAGGCTGCTGGCGAGGCCGGTCGCATACTGGGCGAGCTCTGGGCGCCCATCTGGGCCCGCCCAATGACCGTTGCTGAGACGACGACGCTGTTCTCGCGTGGCCGAGCGGAGCTCCGCGGGCGCGGCGCGGTGACTCCCGCTGCATTCGCGACGGCCATTCGAGAGCGAGGCGTGGACGCTGGTGTCCGCGAGTTTCGTCGCTTCTCCCTAGGCAGAACGACAAGCGCAAACACATTTGAACCCCGATTGGAGGCTCGCTTCTCCCTCGACACCGGTACTGAGCTGGCGAGCGGGGCAAGCTCGTCGACGCTCGAACGCGTCACCGCCCTGATCGAGCAGCGCGGCTTCCCTCGTGACCGGAAGGTGGGCCAGCGGTGGCGCTTCGAGGGGCTTCGTGGCCCGATCGAGGTGGCGCTCCTCGACGTCGCAGCGGAGCCGAATCGGTCCGAAGCGGGCATTGCTCTGCTCGACGCGGTCACTGCGGGGCTGGACCGCATCGACCGTAACCGGAACTTCCGCGAGGGTAATGTTCGCTGGAAGCCGCTGCCACTCGAGTGGCTGTCTTTGCTCTTCGCCGACGAGGGGCCCGGAGTCGAGGCACGGCTCGCCCTGTCGCTCGTGTCTGCGTTCCCTGAGGCACTGCCGTTCGCGGCGTTCCGCTTTGGGGTGGAATGGACCAGAGACGGCAAGTACGACTGGAGCACCAAGCCAAGTTGGTTCGAACACGCCAAGGTGGCCCCTGCACGCTGGGTGTGGGGACCGGGGCAACCTGCCCGTGTCATAGGAGCAGTCCTGTGGCGACGCCTGTTCGACGAGGGCAAGCTGGACGCCACCAACACGCGTCGTCCGCAAGGTCGCGGGCCGCTGCCCGCCAGATTGTCGGACGTGAGTCGTTGGCTCGCAGGCGAGATCGACGAGTCACTCTTCGTGGCGTGGATTTCTCGGCTCGCGCTCTTCGACTGGCGACGGATTTCGCAAGAGGTGCGCTCCCTCGTGAACGCGGAGACCGCACGTCCGCGAGCGGATGGTGAACTGGCACTGCTGGGACTTACTCAGCCCCTCGTCGATCGGCGGGCCTTGGTCGTTCGAAGCCTCTCGCCGAACGACCTTCTTTCCGATGACACGGGCGCGCGCACGGCGGAGGCAGCTCGCTCGCTCGTCGCGTTGATTCGCGCGGGCAAACTCGGCGCCGCGCTGGGGCTCGCGAGCAGCCGCTACGCGATGGCCGGTGCGCGCCTCGCGTCGTTCGAGGCGCCGTTCGCCACGCACGACCCGGACCGCCTTGTCGCAGCCCTGCTGTTCACCATCTCGGACCGCGATCGAGCGGTCCTATTCGAATGCTGGCTGCGTCCTCGACGCCGGCCACAGAGAGGAGAAGCGCATGCCTGA